The Oncorhynchus tshawytscha isolate Ot180627B linkage group LG30, Otsh_v2.0, whole genome shotgun sequence genome includes a region encoding these proteins:
- the LOC112228905 gene encoding ribosomal protein S6 kinase alpha-3-like isoform X2, which produces MPLAQFGADPWQKMALGNSETEVMDDSMGDDDDTACSDEGFVNEISITNHVKEGSEKADPRQFELRKVLGQGSFGKVFLVKKITGPDAGQLYAMKVLKKATLKVRDRVRTKMERDILVEVNHPFIVRLHYAFQTEGKLYLILDFLRGGDLFTRLSKEVMFTEEDVKFYLAELALALDHLHGLGIIYRDLKPENILLDEQGHIKLTDFGLSKESIDHENKAYSFCGTVEYMAPEVVNRRGHTLSADWWSYGVLMFEMLTGTLPFQGKDRKETMTMILKAKLGMPQSLSQEAQSLLRNLFKRNPGNRLGAGPDGVEEIKRHFFFSTIDWNKLFRREIHPPFKPASGRPDDTVYFDSEFTAKTPRDSPGCPPSANAHQLFRGFSFVAISKEESQPQQTPSMNMTSIQQLHRNAAPFSDVYDVKEDIGVGSYSICKRCVQKSNSMEYAVKIISKAKRDPTEEVEIILRYGQHPNIITLKDVYDDGRSVYLVTELMKGGELLDKILRQKFFSEREASAVLHTITKTVEYLHVQGVVHRDLKPSNILYVDESGNPESIRICDFGFAKQLRAENGLLMTPCYTANFVAPEVLKKQGYDAACDIWSLGVLLYTMLTGFTPFANGPEDTPEEVLARIGSGKFSLTGGYWNSVSAEAKDLVSKMLHVDPHQRLTAAQVLRHSWIVHKDRLPKYQLNRHDTPHLVKGAMAATYSALNMHVPPVLDPVGHSSLAQRRGVKKLTSTAL; this is translated from the exons ATGCCCTTGGCACAGTTTGGAGCAGACCCTTGGCAGAAAATGGCATTGGGCAATTCTGAAACAGAG GTCATGGATGACTCCATGGGGGATGATGATGATACTGCATGCAGT GATGAGGGCTTTGTGAATGAGATCAGTATCACAAACCATGTGAAAGAGGGCTCTGAAAAGGCTGATCCGCGGCAGTTTGAGCTGCGCAAGGTCCTGGGACAGGGATCCTTTGGGAAG GTGTTCCTTGTGAAGAAAATAACAGGGCCTGATGCTGGACAACTTTATGCTATGAAGGTACTGAAAAAGGCCACATTGAAAG TGCGAGATAGGGTCCGGACTAAGATGGAGCGAGATATTTTGGTGGAGGTGAACCATCCTTTTATCGTCCGACTACATTACG CATTCCAGACAGAAGGGAAGCTGTACCTGATTCTGGACTTCCTCAGGGGTGGAGATTTATTCACACGGCTGTCCAAAGAG GTGATGTTCACAGAGGAGGATGTGAAGTTCTACCTGGCAGAGCTGGCTCTGGCACTGGACCATCTGCATGGCCTGGGAATCATCTACAGAGACCTTAAACCTGAGAA CATCTTGTTAGATGAGCAGGGACATATCAAACTCACTG ACTTCGGCCTGAGTAAAGAGTCCATTGATCATGAGAACAAGGCCTACTCTTTCTGCGGAACAGTGGAGTACATGGCACCAGAGGTCGTGAACCGCCGAGGACACACCCTTAGCGCCGACTGGTGGTCCTACGGTGTGCTCATG TTTGAGATGTTGACGGGAACACTGCCTTTCCAAGGGAAGGATCGGAAGGAAACCATGACCATGATACTGAA GGCCAAGCTGGGAATGCCACAGTCCTTGAGTCAAGAGGCCCAGTCTCTCCTACGTAACCTGTTCAAACGCAACCCAGGCAACAGACTGG GTGCTGGTCCAGACGGAGTGGAAGAGATCAAGAGACATTTCTTCTTTTCCACTATTGACTGGAAT AAATTATTCAGGAGAGAAATCCATCCCCCCTTTAAACCTGCGAGTGGCAGACCTGATGACACTGTCTACTTTGACTCTGAATTCACTGCAAAAACTCCACGAG ACTCTCCTGGCTGTCCCCCGAGTGCCAACGCCCACCAGCTTTTCAGAGGCTTCAGCTTCGTGGCCATCTCGAAGGAGGAGAGTCAACCACAACAGACCCCCAGCATGAACATGACCTCAATACAG CAACTCCACAGAAACGCAGCACCGTTCAGTGATGTATACGATGTGAAGGAGGACATTGGCGTGGGCTCTTACTCCATATGCAAACGCTGCGTTCAGAAGAGCAACAGTATGGAGTATGCTGTAAAG ATCATCAGTAAGGCCAAGAGGGACCCCACAGAAGAGGTGGAGATTATTCTGCGTTACGGACAGCACCCCAACATCATCACTCTCAAAGAT GTGTATGACGATGGGCGCTCCGTGTACCTGGTGACAGAGCTGATGAAAGGAGGGGAGCTGCTGGATAAGATCCTCCGACAGAAGTTCTTCTCTGAGAGGGAGGCCAGTGCTGTTCTCCACACCATCACCAAAACTGTGGAGTACCTGCATGTACAGGGG GTTGTCCACAGAGACCTGAAGCCCAGTAACATCCTGTATGTGGATGAGTCTGGAAACCCAGAGTCCATCCGGATCTGTGACTTTGGCTTCGCCAAACAGCTGAGAGCTGAAAACGGGCTCCTGATGACTCCGTGTTACACGGCCAACTTTGTCGCCCCCGAG GTGCTGAAGAAACAGGGCTATGATGCAGCGTGTGATATCTGGAGTCTGGGAGTACTGCTCTACACAATGCTTACTGG GTTCACTCCTTTTGCCAATGGACCAGAAGATACTCCTGAAGAGGTCTTAGCTCGGATTGGCAGTGGAAAGTTCTCTCTGACAGGCGGCTACTGGAACTCTGTCTCAGCAGAGGCCAAG GACCTAGTGTCAAAGATGCTGCATGTGGACCCCCACCAGAGGCTAACTGCTGCTCAGGTGCTGCGACACTCCTGGATAGTACACAAGGACCGGTTGCCCAAGTACCAGCTCAATAGACATGATACCCCTCATTTGGTCAAG GGTGCGATGGCAGCCACTTACTCTGCTCTGAACATGCATGTTCCCCCTGTGCTGGACCCTGTAGGACACTCCTCATTAGCTCAACGAAGAGGAGTGAAGAAGTTGACTTCCACAGCCCTGTGA
- the LOC112228905 gene encoding ribosomal protein S6 kinase alpha-3-like isoform X1: MQWEGVLVAWQPVASCQSRLIRVQRSLPHRSLSATLTQGEGLCWPSTGMGDLASVWAEHGPNKDFTDEGFVNEISITNHVKEGSEKADPRQFELRKVLGQGSFGKVFLVKKITGPDAGQLYAMKVLKKATLKVRDRVRTKMERDILVEVNHPFIVRLHYAFQTEGKLYLILDFLRGGDLFTRLSKEVMFTEEDVKFYLAELALALDHLHGLGIIYRDLKPENILLDEQGHIKLTDFGLSKESIDHENKAYSFCGTVEYMAPEVVNRRGHTLSADWWSYGVLMFEMLTGTLPFQGKDRKETMTMILKAKLGMPQSLSQEAQSLLRNLFKRNPGNRLGAGPDGVEEIKRHFFFSTIDWNKLFRREIHPPFKPASGRPDDTVYFDSEFTAKTPRDSPGCPPSANAHQLFRGFSFVAISKEESQPQQTPSMNMTSIQQLHRNAAPFSDVYDVKEDIGVGSYSICKRCVQKSNSMEYAVKIISKAKRDPTEEVEIILRYGQHPNIITLKDVYDDGRSVYLVTELMKGGELLDKILRQKFFSEREASAVLHTITKTVEYLHVQGVVHRDLKPSNILYVDESGNPESIRICDFGFAKQLRAENGLLMTPCYTANFVAPEVLKKQGYDAACDIWSLGVLLYTMLTGFTPFANGPEDTPEEVLARIGSGKFSLTGGYWNSVSAEAKDLVSKMLHVDPHQRLTAAQVLRHSWIVHKDRLPKYQLNRHDTPHLVKGAMAATYSALNMHVPPVLDPVGHSSLAQRRGVKKLTSTAL; this comes from the exons ATGCAATGGGAGGGGGTGTTGGTGGCATGGCAACCAGTTGCAAGCTGTCAGTCCCGGCTGATCCGAGTGCAGCGCAGTCTCCCCCACCGCAGTCTGTCGGCaacactgacacagggagaggggcTCTGCTGGCCCAGCACTGGCATGGGGGATTTGGCCTCTGTTTGGGCAGAACACGGGCCAAATAAGGACTTCACT GATGAGGGCTTTGTGAATGAGATCAGTATCACAAACCATGTGAAAGAGGGCTCTGAAAAGGCTGATCCGCGGCAGTTTGAGCTGCGCAAGGTCCTGGGACAGGGATCCTTTGGGAAG GTGTTCCTTGTGAAGAAAATAACAGGGCCTGATGCTGGACAACTTTATGCTATGAAGGTACTGAAAAAGGCCACATTGAAAG TGCGAGATAGGGTCCGGACTAAGATGGAGCGAGATATTTTGGTGGAGGTGAACCATCCTTTTATCGTCCGACTACATTACG CATTCCAGACAGAAGGGAAGCTGTACCTGATTCTGGACTTCCTCAGGGGTGGAGATTTATTCACACGGCTGTCCAAAGAG GTGATGTTCACAGAGGAGGATGTGAAGTTCTACCTGGCAGAGCTGGCTCTGGCACTGGACCATCTGCATGGCCTGGGAATCATCTACAGAGACCTTAAACCTGAGAA CATCTTGTTAGATGAGCAGGGACATATCAAACTCACTG ACTTCGGCCTGAGTAAAGAGTCCATTGATCATGAGAACAAGGCCTACTCTTTCTGCGGAACAGTGGAGTACATGGCACCAGAGGTCGTGAACCGCCGAGGACACACCCTTAGCGCCGACTGGTGGTCCTACGGTGTGCTCATG TTTGAGATGTTGACGGGAACACTGCCTTTCCAAGGGAAGGATCGGAAGGAAACCATGACCATGATACTGAA GGCCAAGCTGGGAATGCCACAGTCCTTGAGTCAAGAGGCCCAGTCTCTCCTACGTAACCTGTTCAAACGCAACCCAGGCAACAGACTGG GTGCTGGTCCAGACGGAGTGGAAGAGATCAAGAGACATTTCTTCTTTTCCACTATTGACTGGAAT AAATTATTCAGGAGAGAAATCCATCCCCCCTTTAAACCTGCGAGTGGCAGACCTGATGACACTGTCTACTTTGACTCTGAATTCACTGCAAAAACTCCACGAG ACTCTCCTGGCTGTCCCCCGAGTGCCAACGCCCACCAGCTTTTCAGAGGCTTCAGCTTCGTGGCCATCTCGAAGGAGGAGAGTCAACCACAACAGACCCCCAGCATGAACATGACCTCAATACAG CAACTCCACAGAAACGCAGCACCGTTCAGTGATGTATACGATGTGAAGGAGGACATTGGCGTGGGCTCTTACTCCATATGCAAACGCTGCGTTCAGAAGAGCAACAGTATGGAGTATGCTGTAAAG ATCATCAGTAAGGCCAAGAGGGACCCCACAGAAGAGGTGGAGATTATTCTGCGTTACGGACAGCACCCCAACATCATCACTCTCAAAGAT GTGTATGACGATGGGCGCTCCGTGTACCTGGTGACAGAGCTGATGAAAGGAGGGGAGCTGCTGGATAAGATCCTCCGACAGAAGTTCTTCTCTGAGAGGGAGGCCAGTGCTGTTCTCCACACCATCACCAAAACTGTGGAGTACCTGCATGTACAGGGG GTTGTCCACAGAGACCTGAAGCCCAGTAACATCCTGTATGTGGATGAGTCTGGAAACCCAGAGTCCATCCGGATCTGTGACTTTGGCTTCGCCAAACAGCTGAGAGCTGAAAACGGGCTCCTGATGACTCCGTGTTACACGGCCAACTTTGTCGCCCCCGAG GTGCTGAAGAAACAGGGCTATGATGCAGCGTGTGATATCTGGAGTCTGGGAGTACTGCTCTACACAATGCTTACTGG GTTCACTCCTTTTGCCAATGGACCAGAAGATACTCCTGAAGAGGTCTTAGCTCGGATTGGCAGTGGAAAGTTCTCTCTGACAGGCGGCTACTGGAACTCTGTCTCAGCAGAGGCCAAG GACCTAGTGTCAAAGATGCTGCATGTGGACCCCCACCAGAGGCTAACTGCTGCTCAGGTGCTGCGACACTCCTGGATAGTACACAAGGACCGGTTGCCCAAGTACCAGCTCAATAGACATGATACCCCTCATTTGGTCAAG GGTGCGATGGCAGCCACTTACTCTGCTCTGAACATGCATGTTCCCCCTGTGCTGGACCCTGTAGGACACTCCTCATTAGCTCAACGAAGAGGAGTGAAGAAGTTGACTTCCACAGCCCTGTGA
- the LOC112228904 gene encoding eukaryotic translation initiation factor 1A, X-chromosomal — translation MPKNKGKGGKNRRRGKNENESEKRELVFKEDGQEYAQVIKMLGNGRLEAMCFDGVKRLCHIRGKLRKKVWINTSDIILVGLRDYQDQKADVILKYNADEARSLKAYGELPEHAKINETDTFGPGDDEDIQFDDIGDDDEDIDDI, via the exons ATGCCGAAGAATAAAG GTAAGGGAGGAAAGAATCGGCGACGTGGTAAGAACGAGAATGAATCAGAAAAGAGAGAGCTGGTATTTAAAGAGGATGGCCAAG AATATGCACAGGTGATTAAGATGTTGGGTAATGGACGACTGGAAGCTATGTGTTTTGATGGAGTCAAGCGACTATGCCACATCCGAGGAAAGCTACGTAAAAAG GTTTGGATCAATACTTCAGACATCATCCTTGTGGGACTTCGAGATTACCAG GACCAAAAAGCCGATGTTATCCTGAAGTACAATGCAGACGAGGCCAGGAGTTTGAAGGCCTATGGGGAGCTTCCTGAACATG CTAAAATCAATGAGACTGACACATTTGGACCTGGTGACGATGAGGATATTCAGTTTGATGACATTGGAGATGACGACGAGGACATTGATGAT ATCTGA